Proteins encoded together in one uncultured Desulfobacter sp. window:
- a CDS encoding FmdE family protein produces MPKLPMDRQNLFQKCVEFHGHLCPGLAFGFQAAMAGMDFISENRAQDEEIVAIVETDACGTDAIQVITGCTFGKGNFIFKNYGKTAFTFVSRNSGKGVRIAKKYDPGPLLGARHQELIQLIRKNKANETDHDEFWKLHRIKAMEILEQAPEHLFTIIGITVPMPSKAKIEPSHQCDRCKEPTMASKLTQIDNCFFCRGCMADMNLQ; encoded by the coding sequence ATGCCGAAATTGCCAATGGATAGACAAAATTTGTTTCAGAAATGCGTTGAATTTCATGGACATTTGTGTCCAGGGCTTGCATTCGGGTTCCAGGCGGCGATGGCCGGCATGGATTTTATTTCAGAAAACCGGGCTCAGGACGAAGAAATTGTGGCTATTGTTGAAACAGATGCCTGCGGAACGGATGCGATCCAAGTCATTACAGGGTGCACTTTTGGCAAGGGCAATTTCATTTTCAAAAATTACGGAAAAACAGCATTTACCTTTGTGAGCAGAAATTCAGGCAAGGGTGTTCGCATTGCAAAGAAATACGACCCAGGACCACTTTTGGGTGCCAGACATCAGGAATTGATACAGTTGATAAGGAAAAATAAAGCCAACGAAACGGATCATGACGAATTCTGGAAGCTTCACAGGATAAAGGCCATGGAAATTCTTGAACAGGCGCCAGAACACCTTTTCACCATCATCGGGATAACGGTGCCCATGCCTTCCAAAGCAAAGATAGAACCATCGCATCAGTGTGACAGGTGCAAAGAACCTACCATGGCCTCCAAACTAACCCAAATCGACAACTGTTTTTTTTGCCGAGGCTGTATGGCAGACATGAATCTGCAATAG
- a CDS encoding YdbL family protein has translation MKSFKSFFVMTLTLFLVFCFSAFADGIQDRMKQRLPQIIALKNRGIIGETNTGYLGFVTGKKEKQDVVSAENEDRKAAYAQIAIKAKESIQVVQRRRAVMLFSNGTKGHYYQNEAGAWVRK, from the coding sequence ATGAAATCCTTTAAATCATTTTTTGTTATGACCCTTACCCTATTTCTTGTTTTTTGTTTTTCAGCTTTTGCAGATGGTATCCAAGACCGCATGAAGCAGCGTCTGCCACAGATTATTGCCTTAAAAAACAGAGGCATTATTGGTGAAACAAATACCGGTTATCTGGGTTTTGTTACGGGAAAAAAAGAGAAACAGGATGTGGTCTCGGCTGAAAATGAGGATCGGAAAGCCGCTTACGCCCAGATTGCAATAAAGGCGAAAGAATCCATTCAGGTTGTTCAAAGAAGAAGGGCCGTCATGCTCTTTTCAAACGGCACAAAGGGCCACTATTACCAGAACGAGGCTGGTGCATGGGTTAGAAAATAA
- a CDS encoding YdbH domain-containing protein, translated as MQFKRVLLILLPASLFFVLCIQCIIIFLPDISTHIVHSALGPLPGNQSFDFTVSRLGVNYTQISDISLGEDLHLDTIRFAYRMDAKHIIRVEECVISGLNVTVHLDEKKRLRVSGFSFPQDKNQAHSGPVSDFNIHDFESYFAYLPADIVLKNSTLFFETGKERFCIPLEADIQLDRDKRRADMKLSVFPMNQKITLGAAADFLQNPVQINISAERFYPEMFFAILPEADQLPIKFRGPVNFSIETKGFSTFHFELTDLGLEPDPRLNINFANISGDLSFDKAAMALNADGTVRIISPGVNLEPFRFEFLSQITSGTVDHFSLTVKNEITKTWDITPERMALPLSTVDFFDHIQLFDPQLKLFVSGNFDHQAGRLAFSGTGLRGLGDNEVEPKNVLDISEFQVKTEFDGNFVRPEPLTHIKLDALIDKIAFKKNNLEMNTASLDVSSDAAFAFLKSDIVLNKAKVKIKSRLVHLKQEDKRVDSPELIIESGVKKGSTGKNFVINVDAVCNQSKIASNEVSAYVRKAGITGKIENPLSSDTRYQITPFLYDTDVTVKDQGLRVKGFHFKLPMTYPFKDIKAFGRAGAKKIILHDRIIPAVSAKVVQTSDCVVDVSGKVSHNEIPGLVIDVSARAGLDSGMSFFAKGQIATNRFSFTQKELLPYIPGIAGGYDLKFDVSAKADFSYINQKINSSADIQVSNGTINFVESGFLASGISTDMHFNDFLVPETLPGQYINIESFNAGRFNCNSGKIRFSLEDGKSVNIENLKFNWCNGIVSTEAFRLPSDNNTIQLTLYCDRLEMEDLFYQIGAFDAEGGGTLSGRIPVVMKNTEIGFDNGFLFSTPGEGGRIYIRNLDRMLAGIPKNTPEFSQLDLAGEALKNFEYKWVKLKLNTHGDTLAVNMQLDGKPLSALPFEYNRNLNSFIRVNAQSPGSNFQGIKLDVNLTLPFNQVIQMSNNLKRIMNP; from the coding sequence ATGCAATTTAAACGTGTTCTACTCATTTTACTGCCGGCCTCTCTGTTTTTTGTGCTGTGTATTCAGTGCATTATTATTTTTCTGCCTGACATTTCAACGCATATCGTTCATTCTGCTCTTGGCCCGTTGCCGGGGAACCAGTCCTTTGATTTTACGGTATCCCGTTTAGGCGTCAACTACACACAGATCAGTGATATCTCTTTGGGTGAGGATCTGCACCTGGACACCATCCGGTTTGCCTACCGCATGGATGCAAAACATATCATCCGCGTTGAAGAATGCGTTATATCCGGGCTGAATGTTACTGTTCATCTGGATGAAAAAAAAAGACTCCGGGTCAGCGGATTTTCATTTCCCCAGGATAAGAATCAGGCTCATTCGGGCCCTGTATCTGATTTTAATATTCATGATTTTGAGTCCTATTTTGCATATCTGCCGGCAGACATTGTATTAAAAAACAGCACCCTCTTTTTTGAGACCGGAAAGGAGCGGTTTTGTATTCCGCTGGAGGCGGATATCCAACTGGACCGGGATAAACGGCGTGCAGATATGAAACTGTCCGTTTTCCCGATGAATCAAAAGATCACCCTTGGGGCCGCGGCTGATTTTTTACAAAATCCCGTGCAGATCAATATTTCAGCAGAACGTTTTTACCCTGAAATGTTTTTTGCCATCCTTCCAGAGGCAGACCAACTTCCAATCAAGTTTCGGGGGCCTGTAAATTTTTCAATTGAAACAAAAGGGTTTTCAACGTTTCATTTTGAACTCACTGATCTGGGGCTGGAACCAGATCCTCGCTTGAATATTAATTTCGCTAATATTTCAGGTGATCTGTCTTTTGATAAAGCCGCAATGGCACTCAATGCAGACGGAACTGTAAGGATCATAAGTCCAGGCGTCAATCTGGAACCATTCAGATTTGAATTTTTATCCCAGATAACATCCGGCACGGTTGATCACTTCTCTTTGACAGTGAAAAATGAAATCACCAAGACCTGGGATATTACACCTGAGCGTATGGCATTGCCTTTGTCGACGGTAGATTTCTTCGATCACATTCAACTTTTTGATCCCCAATTGAAGCTGTTTGTTTCAGGTAATTTTGACCATCAGGCCGGCAGATTGGCTTTTTCCGGAACAGGGCTTAGGGGGCTTGGAGACAACGAAGTTGAACCAAAGAACGTTCTGGATATTTCCGAGTTCCAGGTAAAGACTGAATTTGATGGCAATTTTGTCCGCCCTGAACCTTTAACGCATATAAAATTGGATGCCCTGATTGATAAAATCGCATTTAAAAAAAATAATTTAGAAATGAACACCGCATCCTTGGATGTTTCGTCAGATGCGGCATTTGCCTTTTTAAAATCAGACATTGTTTTAAATAAAGCCAAAGTAAAGATCAAAAGCCGTTTAGTCCATTTAAAACAAGAAGACAAACGTGTGGATAGCCCCGAGCTCATTATTGAATCTGGTGTAAAAAAAGGAAGCACCGGTAAAAATTTCGTCATCAATGTGGACGCTGTATGCAATCAATCAAAAATTGCATCCAATGAGGTCTCAGCTTATGTGAGAAAGGCCGGCATAACAGGTAAAATTGAAAATCCGTTGTCATCAGATACCAGATATCAAATCACCCCTTTTTTGTATGACACAGACGTAACTGTGAAGGATCAAGGCTTAAGGGTTAAAGGTTTTCACTTTAAACTGCCCATGACTTATCCGTTTAAAGATATAAAGGCGTTCGGGCGGGCAGGAGCCAAAAAAATTATCCTGCATGATAGAATTATCCCTGCTGTTTCTGCAAAAGTCGTCCAGACATCCGATTGTGTTGTGGATGTTTCAGGAAAAGTCTCCCATAACGAAATCCCGGGTTTGGTCATTGATGTTTCCGCCCGGGCGGGCCTTGATTCAGGCATGAGTTTTTTTGCAAAAGGACAAATTGCTACCAATCGGTTTTCCTTCACCCAAAAAGAACTGCTGCCGTATATCCCCGGTATCGCCGGGGGGTATGATCTTAAATTTGATGTGTCTGCCAAAGCAGATTTCTCCTATATTAATCAGAAAATAAATTCATCTGCCGACATTCAGGTATCCAACGGCACCATAAATTTTGTTGAATCCGGCTTTTTGGCTTCCGGTATATCTACTGACATGCATTTTAATGATTTTTTGGTCCCTGAAACCCTTCCAGGCCAGTATATAAATATCGAATCATTTAATGCCGGCCGTTTTAACTGTAACAGTGGAAAGATTAGATTCAGCCTTGAAGACGGAAAGTCTGTTAATATTGAAAATTTGAAATTTAACTGGTGCAATGGTATTGTTTCAACAGAAGCGTTCAGACTGCCTTCGGACAATAACACCATACAGTTAACGTTGTATTGTGACCGCCTTGAAATGGAAGATTTATTTTATCAGATTGGCGCCTTTGATGCAGAAGGGGGCGGCACCTTAAGCGGGCGTATTCCGGTGGTGATGAAAAATACTGAAATCGGTTTTGATAACGGCTTTCTTTTTTCAACTCCCGGGGAGGGGGGACGGATTTATATTCGGAACCTTGACCGAATGCTTGCCGGAATTCCAAAGAATACACCGGAATTCTCCCAGCTTGATCTTGCAGGAGAAGCGTTAAAAAACTTTGAGTACAAATGGGTAAAACTTAAACTCAATACCCATGGAGATACACTTGCCGTAAATATGCAGCTGGATGGAAAGCCGCTATCTGCTTTGCCCTTTGAATATAACCGGAACCTGAACTCTTTTATTCGTGTGAATGCTCAAAGTCCTGGATCAAATTTCCAGGGAATTAAACTGGATGTTAATTTAACCCTGCCATTTAACCAGGTTATTCAAATGAGTAATAATCTAAAGCGCATTATGAATCCTTAA
- a CDS encoding rhomboid family intramembrane serine protease: MIPLRDEQEATSCAVATCSIIFITGMVFVWQLITGIDDQAVAYTFGFVPAKYTMVRMAAHFSLLNKLFSPFSYIFLHGGFWHFIGNMWFLYIFGDNIEQKLGPFRFIAFYLVCGLLAAFFHFLLNQSSPVPTIGASGAIAGVMGAYFLLHPRNKILTLIPVFIFPLFVRIPAFVFLGIWFFIQFINATGQGAGAGVAWWAHIGGFLSGMALIGLNTKLPKAGFSEKVDRFTVKKRSPKLHVLSPEADPSGGSDIYGTIVLTSLEALTGTKKLVTIPWGFKKSVYRVVVPAGIRRGAMLRLKGMGKSIPGRPPGDLLLRVDIKNAI; the protein is encoded by the coding sequence ATGATTCCTTTAAGAGATGAACAGGAAGCAACATCCTGTGCTGTGGCAACTTGTTCTATTATTTTTATCACCGGTATGGTTTTTGTCTGGCAGTTGATTACAGGAATAGATGATCAGGCAGTTGCCTACACATTCGGCTTTGTCCCTGCAAAATACACCATGGTGAGGATGGCGGCCCATTTTTCATTGCTGAATAAATTGTTCTCACCTTTTTCCTATATCTTTCTGCACGGCGGATTTTGGCATTTTATTGGAAATATGTGGTTTCTGTATATTTTTGGAGATAACATTGAACAGAAATTAGGGCCGTTTCGGTTTATCGCTTTTTATTTGGTTTGTGGCTTGCTTGCCGCATTTTTCCATTTTTTGCTAAACCAGTCATCGCCCGTGCCGACGATTGGTGCAAGCGGCGCTATTGCAGGGGTCATGGGTGCTTATTTTCTTCTTCATCCGAGAAATAAAATCCTTACCCTGATTCCTGTTTTTATTTTTCCTTTGTTTGTCAGGATACCTGCCTTTGTCTTTCTGGGGATCTGGTTTTTTATCCAATTCATCAATGCCACAGGGCAGGGTGCCGGGGCTGGTGTTGCCTGGTGGGCGCATATTGGCGGTTTTCTTTCGGGGATGGCCTTGATTGGTCTAAATACGAAACTGCCAAAGGCGGGATTCAGTGAAAAAGTTGACAGATTCACAGTCAAAAAACGCAGCCCCAAGCTTCATGTGCTCTCCCCTGAAGCAGACCCGTCAGGCGGCTCGGATATTTACGGTACCATTGTATTGACTTCCCTTGAAGCGCTCACAGGTACTAAGAAACTTGTCACCATACCCTGGGGATTTAAAAAATCCGTTTACCGGGTGGTGGTACCCGCAGGTATCCGGCGCGGAGCTATGCTCCGGCTTAAGGGAATGGGCAAATCCATACCGGGGCGTCCTCCGGGTGATCTTTTACTGCGTGTAGACATTAAGAATGCAATTTAA
- a CDS encoding putative molybdenum carrier protein, translated as MGFLDKIVSGGQTGADRAALDTAIKFNVPYGGWITKGRRTESGPLPEFYNLKEMETRSYPARTRQNILDSDGTVVIARGPLTGGSALTDAFARKTDKWVCTIDLMEQDIFEAALTLHAFILDQGIRVLNVAGPRASNDPEIYYDVKAILSAVLYLDFLETEDELWQADQMIDQKFDFPRSFSSIEQAVQALEQSLTLRGKIMIARSKAHQMAGIYFTLLEYVQLSLNLDEIDSDLFKLLSKGRDIKDYTPEDAVMELLKKLKTKLSKNFQLRVVSS; from the coding sequence ATGGGCTTTTTAGATAAAATTGTGTCCGGCGGACAGACCGGGGCCGACCGTGCTGCTTTGGATACCGCCATAAAATTCAATGTTCCCTATGGCGGATGGATTACCAAAGGCCGGAGAACTGAATCCGGGCCATTACCCGAATTTTATAATTTAAAAGAGATGGAGACCAGGTCGTACCCAGCCCGGACCCGGCAAAATATACTTGATTCCGACGGCACGGTCGTCATTGCCCGGGGACCTTTAACAGGCGGGTCGGCCCTGACTGATGCATTTGCCCGGAAAACAGACAAGTGGGTTTGCACCATAGATCTGATGGAACAAGATATTTTTGAGGCCGCCTTGACTCTTCACGCCTTTATTCTGGACCAAGGCATCCGTGTACTTAATGTCGCAGGCCCAAGGGCCAGCAATGACCCTGAAATTTATTACGATGTTAAAGCCATTCTGTCTGCCGTATTGTATCTGGATTTCCTCGAGACCGAAGATGAGTTATGGCAGGCGGATCAGATGATTGATCAAAAGTTTGATTTTCCGAGATCATTCAGCAGTATAGAACAGGCCGTCCAGGCTCTTGAACAAAGTCTGACGCTCAGGGGAAAGATTATGATCGCCAGGAGTAAGGCACATCAGATGGCCGGCATTTACTTTACCCTTCTTGAGTATGTGCAGTTATCTCTCAACCTGGACGAAATAGATTCAGACCTGTTCAAGTTACTTTCCAAAGGAAGAGATATCAAAGACTATACGCCTGAAGACGCGGTGATGGAACTTCTAAAAAAACTTAAAACCAAATTGTCGAAAAACTTTCAACTCAGGGTGGTGTCCTCATGA